One Pontibacillus halophilus JSM 076056 = DSM 19796 DNA segment encodes these proteins:
- a CDS encoding nucleobase:cation symporter-2 family protein: MSQSLKNGVFGLQHVLAMYAGAVIVPLIVGGALGLNGEALTYLVSIDLLMCGVATILQALRSRYIGIGLPVVLGCTFTAVAPMMAIGQASGITAIYGAILVAGVFVIAIAPFFGKLASYFPPVVTGSVVTIIGITLIPVAMGYIQGESESGQAPLTHLFISFVVLATIIGLQRLFTGFIRAVSILIGLVGGSVLASFFGLVDFTAVKEASWFHMPEPFYFGAPTFLWGPIITMILVAMVSLVESTGVYYALADLSDRELDERDLTNGYRAEGVGILLGGFMNAFPYTAYSQNVGLVQLSGMRSPKVVITAGVMLVVIGFVPKVGALTTLIPDPVLGGAMIAMFGMVMAYGIKMLSATDLARQENLLIIACSVGIGLGVTVSPETFQLLPSSVQMLTENGIVAGSFTAIILNVALNHRLKEKSQKTKLKKSKQVAS; this comes from the coding sequence ATGAGTCAATCCTTGAAAAACGGTGTATTCGGGTTGCAGCACGTATTAGCAATGTATGCAGGTGCTGTCATCGTGCCACTTATTGTAGGAGGGGCGCTTGGGCTTAACGGTGAAGCACTGACGTATTTGGTTTCTATTGACTTGCTTATGTGTGGAGTAGCTACAATCCTTCAAGCCTTGCGTTCTCGATACATTGGCATTGGGTTGCCGGTCGTACTCGGATGTACGTTTACGGCTGTAGCGCCGATGATGGCCATTGGACAAGCATCAGGTATAACGGCTATTTATGGGGCTATTCTCGTAGCTGGAGTTTTCGTTATTGCTATTGCGCCTTTCTTTGGAAAGCTTGCTTCTTACTTCCCACCGGTTGTAACAGGTTCGGTCGTGACGATTATCGGCATCACCTTAATTCCAGTCGCGATGGGCTACATACAAGGTGAGAGTGAATCAGGTCAAGCTCCATTGACGCACCTATTTATTTCCTTCGTTGTACTAGCAACAATCATTGGTTTACAACGGCTATTTACTGGTTTCATAAGGGCCGTGTCCATTCTTATTGGACTGGTAGGCGGCAGCGTGTTGGCTTCGTTCTTCGGATTAGTGGATTTCACTGCTGTGAAAGAGGCGTCATGGTTTCATATGCCAGAACCCTTTTACTTTGGAGCGCCTACCTTTCTATGGGGTCCCATCATCACCATGATACTAGTGGCAATGGTGAGCTTAGTTGAGTCAACAGGGGTTTATTACGCCCTCGCTGACTTATCTGATCGAGAGCTTGATGAACGGGATTTAACGAATGGGTATCGTGCAGAGGGTGTCGGGATTTTGTTAGGTGGTTTCATGAATGCATTTCCTTACACAGCGTACTCTCAAAATGTCGGTTTAGTTCAATTGTCTGGAATGAGAAGTCCAAAAGTTGTTATTACCGCTGGTGTTATGCTTGTCGTAATCGGCTTTGTACCAAAGGTCGGGGCTTTGACAACGCTCATACCTGACCCTGTACTTGGGGGAGCGATGATTGCGATGTTCGGCATGGTTATGGCTTATGGAATAAAGATGCTTAGTGCAACTGACCTTGCTCGGCAAGAAAACTTACTAATTATAGCTTGTTCTGTCGGGATTGGACTTGGTGTCACAGTTTCTCCTGAGACATTTCAACTTCTACCATCGAGTGTGCAGATGCTCACTGAGAATGGAATTGTAGCTGGTAGCTTTACAGCCATTATTCTAAATGTGGCCTTAAATCATCGCCTTAAAGAAAAGTCCCAAAAGACAAAACTTAAAAAATCAAAGCAGGTGGCCTCATAA
- a CDS encoding xanthine phosphoribosyltransferase, with product METLQKIIQSEGKVVNEGVLKVDAFLNHGIDPKLMDQIGREFTSRMKGEQITKVVTVEASGIAPAVMAGLHLGVPVVFARKGTSTIHAEHLWKATAFSFTKEAYSELSISKELLNDDDRVLFIDDFLANGGAAKAILSIMRQSGATLIAYGAVIEKGFQGGGDWLRGMGVRVESLVRISGLQNGTIQFDEERGA from the coding sequence ATGGAGACTTTACAGAAGATAATTCAATCAGAAGGCAAGGTAGTCAATGAAGGGGTGCTCAAAGTGGATGCGTTTCTCAATCATGGAATTGACCCTAAATTGATGGATCAAATCGGTCGTGAGTTCACTTCTCGGATGAAGGGTGAACAAATTACGAAAGTTGTAACCGTAGAAGCTTCAGGGATTGCTCCTGCCGTAATGGCTGGGTTGCACCTAGGTGTACCCGTTGTGTTCGCAAGAAAAGGGACATCAACAATTCACGCTGAGCACTTGTGGAAGGCGACTGCGTTCTCGTTCACCAAAGAAGCGTATTCTGAGCTGTCCATTTCTAAGGAGCTATTGAACGATGATGACCGTGTGCTCTTTATCGACGATTTCCTCGCAAATGGAGGAGCTGCAAAAGCAATCTTATCCATTATGCGTCAAAGCGGGGCAACGCTCATAGCTTATGGTGCTGTCATTGAGAAAGGTTTCCAGGGCGGAGGAGATTGGCTTCGTGGAATGGGAGTGCGAGTGGAATCACTCGTTCGTATTTCCGGACTTCAAAATGGCACCATTCAGTTTGACGAAGAAAGGGGGGCATAA
- the yugI gene encoding S1 domain-containing post-transcriptional regulator GSP13, which translates to MANYEAGQILDGKVTGIQPYGAFVALDEQVQGLVHISEVTHGFVKDINQHLTVGDEVKVKILNIDEQKGKYSLSIRATQEAPKEQPRKQQSKPQNSQVKSADENTTPAGFNTLKDKLDEWIDQSKERENTFRK; encoded by the coding sequence ATGGCAAATTATGAAGCAGGACAAATCCTAGACGGTAAAGTTACTGGAATTCAACCTTATGGTGCATTCGTTGCACTAGACGAACAAGTACAAGGCTTAGTTCACATTTCTGAAGTTACACACGGTTTCGTTAAGGACATTAACCAACACCTAACAGTAGGTGACGAAGTTAAGGTTAAAATCCTAAACATCGACGAACAGAAAGGTAAATATTCTCTTTCTATCCGTGCGACTCAGGAAGCACCTAAAGAGCAACCACGTAAGCAACAGTCTAAGCCACAGAACAGCCAAGTTAAATCTGCTGATGAGAACACAACACCAGCTGGTTTCAACACGCTTAAAGACAAGCTTGATGAGTGGATTGATCAGTCTAAAGAGCGCGAAAACACATTCCGTAAGTAA
- a CDS encoding potassium channel family protein has protein sequence MIIRTLSSLYFRTPILLRLLITVIGAMIFFGVLIRIIEPAIFPTIFDGIWWAFVTGSTVGYGDYVPLSVAGKLTGILLILAGGGIVTFYMATVSSTTIQHEQDLSEGRVAYKGHDHLILVGWNERTRQLIDMMNQYIHHESIVLVDESLHNVPYRKYHLHFIKGNSCIDDTLGRANATSARSIIITSDPSLSEQQADQMSILTTVAAKGINPNAIIITEILTSAQIKNAYRAGATSVIRSNDFMSSLFFHEVYRKDPAEPFQALVTQLSTQQYLEVIPTEELIGESFQSCLVYFMKTEDLLIGIRQDGYVMINPPAETIVKEEDRLITLSALQQ, from the coding sequence ATGATTATTCGTACGTTATCTAGTTTGTATTTTCGAACGCCGATTTTACTTCGATTATTAATAACCGTAATAGGGGCCATGATCTTCTTCGGAGTGTTGATTCGAATTATAGAGCCTGCCATCTTCCCAACCATCTTTGATGGCATTTGGTGGGCGTTTGTAACAGGTTCAACGGTTGGCTATGGGGATTACGTCCCACTGAGTGTTGCGGGGAAATTGACTGGAATTCTTCTTATCTTAGCCGGTGGAGGAATTGTAACCTTCTATATGGCAACAGTCTCTTCAACGACAATCCAACATGAGCAGGATTTATCTGAAGGAAGAGTGGCTTACAAAGGACACGATCACCTGATTCTAGTTGGATGGAACGAACGGACGAGGCAATTAATCGATATGATGAATCAATACATCCACCATGAATCCATTGTGTTAGTCGACGAGAGTCTACACAACGTTCCTTATCGGAAGTATCATCTTCATTTCATCAAAGGTAACTCATGCATCGATGATACGCTTGGAAGGGCAAATGCCACTTCCGCTAGGTCCATTATCATTACATCCGACCCATCGCTATCTGAGCAGCAAGCAGATCAAATGAGCATCTTAACGACTGTAGCTGCGAAAGGGATTAATCCAAATGCCATCATTATTACGGAGATATTGACAAGTGCCCAAATTAAAAATGCCTACCGTGCGGGTGCAACTTCCGTGATCCGTTCAAATGATTTTATGAGTTCCTTATTCTTTCATGAAGTGTATCGCAAAGACCCTGCTGAACCGTTCCAGGCTCTTGTTACGCAATTGTCTACCCAGCAATACCTAGAAGTCATCCCTACAGAGGAACTGATTGGAGAGTCCTTTCAATCTTGTCTAGTCTACTTCATGAAGACTGAAGACTTGTTAATTGGCATACGGCAGGATGGATACGTGATGATTAATCCTCCTGCCGAGACCATTGTGAAGGAAGAGGATCGTTTAATTACACTTTCAGCTTTACAGCAATAA
- a CDS encoding LCP family protein: MNETRAQRRGAKRKRKRRLIMTISSLLMIGALTYVIFEFSAGLLSARGETSGDDQYEDAFHGVETPTGKSNILVLGIDQRSDEPTRSDTIMVAQYDGDTNEAKLVSIMRDSYVNVPDYGWMKINAAHAVEGGGPELMRKTIEQNFGIPIHYYAVVDFEAFTVAVDTVAPDGVNINVEKDMYYKDGVGTIDLDQGEQQLDGEELLGYARFRNDRYGDYKRVERQQLVMQAVLDEFTSFTGLTKLPRMLGTVTPYIETNMDTKSILGYGRHVLLNGTPSIETFTLPSDLTFKEERVPGAGAVLTFDEQEAKQAMEEFFE, from the coding sequence ATGAACGAAACACGTGCACAAAGGCGTGGAGCGAAACGTAAGCGAAAACGAAGACTCATTATGACGATAAGCTCCCTTCTAATGATAGGGGCACTTACTTATGTCATATTCGAATTTTCTGCTGGGTTATTGAGTGCGCGAGGAGAAACGAGCGGTGATGACCAGTATGAAGACGCCTTTCATGGAGTTGAAACTCCTACAGGTAAATCCAACATTCTAGTCTTAGGGATTGATCAACGGAGTGACGAACCAACAAGGTCGGACACGATTATGGTCGCTCAATATGACGGAGACACGAATGAAGCAAAACTTGTCTCCATTATGAGAGATTCATACGTCAATGTACCTGATTATGGATGGATGAAGATCAATGCGGCTCATGCTGTAGAAGGCGGTGGGCCTGAATTGATGAGAAAGACAATCGAACAAAATTTCGGAATCCCTATTCACTATTATGCAGTCGTAGACTTTGAAGCGTTCACAGTTGCCGTAGATACGGTTGCACCTGACGGAGTGAATATAAATGTGGAGAAAGATATGTATTACAAGGACGGAGTAGGGACAATTGACCTCGATCAAGGAGAACAGCAGCTGGACGGGGAAGAGTTGTTAGGCTATGCTCGCTTTCGAAATGACCGTTATGGGGATTATAAACGTGTAGAACGCCAACAATTGGTGATGCAGGCTGTTCTTGATGAGTTTACATCGTTTACAGGACTGACAAAGCTTCCACGTATGTTAGGTACCGTAACTCCCTATATTGAGACGAACATGGACACGAAGTCAATTCTTGGCTATGGAAGACATGTTCTGTTAAATGGTACGCCATCCATTGAAACCTTTACATTGCCAAGTGACCTAACATTCAAGGAAGAACGTGTTCCGGGTGCTGGAGCGGTGCTCACATTTGACGAACAGGAAGCAAAGCAGGCAATGGAAGAGTTTTTTGAGTGA
- a CDS encoding glucose-6-phosphate isomerase, whose product MTHIRFDYEKALSFFGEHELTYMKEAVQSAHHSLHAKTGAGNDFLGWLDLPENYDKEEFARIQKAASKIQSDSDVLLVVGIGGSYLGARAALEMLNHSFYNELASEDRKAPQVFFVGNSISAPYINELFDVLKDKDVSVNVISKSGTTTEPAIAFRIFRKFLEDKYGQEEARRRIYATTDKQKGALKTLADEEGYESFVIPDDVGGRFSVLTAVGLLPIAATGIDIEAMMKGAKDARSELSSEELSQNPAYQYAAVRNVLYNKGKTIEMLVNYEPSLQYFAEWWKQLFGESEGKDQKGIFPASANFSTDLHSLGQYVQDGRRDLFETVLHVEQPKSDVTISEEEQNLDGLNYLAGETVDFVNEKAYEGTLLAHTDGQVPNLVLHVPKLDAYTFGYLVYFFEKACAISGYILGVNPFDQPGVEAYKKNMFALLGKPGFEELKSQLEKRLNQ is encoded by the coding sequence ATGACTCACATTCGTTTTGATTACGAAAAAGCGCTCTCATTTTTCGGTGAACATGAGCTCACATACATGAAAGAAGCGGTTCAATCCGCTCATCACTCACTACACGCGAAAACAGGCGCAGGAAACGACTTTCTAGGTTGGTTAGACCTTCCTGAGAACTATGATAAAGAAGAATTTGCACGCATCCAAAAAGCAGCAAGCAAGATTCAATCTGATTCTGATGTGTTGCTTGTTGTAGGGATTGGTGGTTCTTATCTAGGTGCACGTGCTGCGCTTGAGATGCTGAACCATTCTTTCTACAACGAGTTAGCAAGTGAAGACCGTAAAGCACCTCAGGTGTTCTTCGTTGGGAACAGCATCAGTGCTCCATATATCAATGAACTATTCGACGTCCTTAAAGACAAAGATGTGTCCGTAAACGTAATTTCGAAGAGTGGAACAACAACAGAACCTGCAATTGCTTTCCGCATCTTCCGTAAGTTCCTTGAAGATAAGTATGGCCAAGAAGAAGCGCGCCGTCGTATTTACGCGACAACAGACAAGCAAAAAGGGGCGCTAAAAACATTAGCGGATGAAGAAGGATATGAAAGCTTCGTAATCCCTGATGATGTTGGCGGTCGTTTCTCTGTACTTACTGCAGTAGGACTCTTGCCAATTGCAGCCACTGGCATCGATATTGAGGCGATGATGAAAGGGGCAAAAGACGCACGTTCTGAGCTAAGCAGTGAAGAGTTGTCTCAAAACCCTGCCTACCAATACGCAGCGGTTCGTAACGTCCTTTATAACAAAGGGAAGACAATTGAAATGCTTGTAAACTATGAGCCATCCCTTCAGTACTTTGCTGAATGGTGGAAGCAACTATTTGGAGAAAGTGAAGGGAAAGACCAAAAAGGCATCTTCCCAGCATCTGCAAACTTCTCTACGGACCTTCACTCATTAGGTCAATATGTACAAGATGGTCGTCGTGACTTATTTGAGACCGTTCTACACGTGGAGCAGCCAAAGAGTGACGTTACAATTTCAGAAGAAGAACAAAATCTGGATGGATTGAACTACTTAGCTGGAGAAACAGTCGACTTTGTAAATGAGAAAGCTTATGAAGGCACACTGCTAGCTCATACAGATGGTCAAGTACCAAACCTTGTATTACATGTACCAAAGCTTGACGCGTACACGTTTGGTTACCTTGTTTACTTCTTTGAGAAAGCATGCGCGATTAGCGGCTACATTCTTGGAGTAAATCCGTTTGACCAGCCTGGTGTGGAGGCGTACAAGAAGAACATGTTCGCTCTTCTAGGAAAGCCTGGATTTGAAGAACTTAAATCACAGTTAGAGAAACGTCTAAATCAATAA
- a CDS encoding iron-containing alcohol dehydrogenase, producing the protein MENFVFHNPTKLIFGKEQLDQLKTEIPASAKKVLLVYGGGSIKRSGLYDEVMNKLNEMDVEVHELSGVEPNPRLTTVHKGVQIAKDENIDFLLAVGGGSVIDATKTIAAGAKYDGDAWDLVTRQAPAEEALPFGTVLTLAATGSEMNAGAVITNWETNEKYGWGAPVTYPKFSILDPTNTMTVPRDQTIYGIVDMMSHIFEQYFHQPTNAPVQDRMAEGVMKAVIEAAPKLLEDLESYEHRETILYAGTIALNGMLQMGYRGDWASHNIEHAVSAVYDIPHAGGLAILFPNWMEHNIDHNTERFKQMAVRIFDVDPTGKDDREVGLEGIQKLREFWKSLGAPSTLGDYDISDDQFDLIADRAMKRGAFGNFRTLEHDDVLEILKKSL; encoded by the coding sequence GTGGAAAATTTTGTGTTTCATAATCCGACGAAACTAATCTTTGGTAAAGAACAATTAGATCAGTTGAAGACTGAAATTCCTGCTTCTGCTAAGAAAGTATTACTAGTATACGGTGGCGGAAGTATTAAACGTAGCGGTCTATACGACGAAGTCATGAATAAATTAAACGAAATGGACGTAGAAGTTCATGAACTTTCAGGTGTTGAACCGAACCCACGTTTAACAACCGTTCATAAAGGGGTTCAAATTGCAAAAGATGAAAACATCGATTTTCTTCTTGCTGTAGGTGGCGGAAGTGTTATTGACGCTACGAAGACGATTGCAGCAGGAGCAAAATACGATGGAGATGCTTGGGACCTTGTGACTCGTCAAGCTCCTGCAGAAGAAGCTCTTCCATTTGGTACGGTTCTTACCTTAGCAGCTACTGGTTCAGAAATGAACGCTGGCGCTGTTATTACAAATTGGGAAACGAATGAGAAGTATGGCTGGGGTGCACCTGTAACTTATCCTAAATTCTCTATTCTTGATCCGACCAATACAATGACGGTTCCTCGTGATCAGACGATTTACGGCATTGTAGATATGATGAGCCATATCTTCGAACAGTACTTCCACCAGCCTACAAATGCCCCGGTTCAAGACCGTATGGCAGAAGGCGTTATGAAGGCTGTTATTGAAGCGGCTCCTAAGCTTCTTGAAGACCTAGAATCTTATGAACATCGTGAAACGATTCTTTATGCTGGGACAATCGCGTTGAACGGAATGCTGCAAATGGGATACCGTGGAGACTGGGCAAGTCACAACATTGAGCACGCTGTATCTGCTGTGTACGATATTCCTCATGCTGGTGGGTTGGCAATTCTATTCCCGAACTGGATGGAGCACAACATTGACCATAACACAGAACGATTCAAGCAAATGGCAGTGCGTATCTTTGATGTAGACCCAACAGGCAAAGACGACCGTGAAGTAGGTCTAGAAGGAATTCAGAAATTACGTGAATTCTGGAAGTCACTAGGTGCACCAAGTACACTTGGAGATTATGACATCTCTGACGATCAGTTTGATTTAATTGCTGACCGTGCAATGAAACGTGGAGCATTCGGAAACTTCCGTACGCTTGAGCACGACGATGTACTTGAAATTCTTAAGAAATCCCTATAA
- a CDS encoding DUF378 domain-containing protein — protein sequence MSVLQRVALLLTIIGAINWGLIGLFQFDLVAALFGGGEQSGAFARVIYTLVGISGLVVISLLFKPSEEMSDAAEPEVK from the coding sequence ATGAGCGTACTACAACGAGTGGCACTCCTACTCACCATTATAGGAGCCATTAACTGGGGACTTATCGGTTTGTTTCAATTTGACTTAGTGGCAGCTCTATTTGGCGGTGGAGAACAAAGTGGAGCATTTGCACGTGTCATCTACACGCTAGTAGGTATTAGCGGGCTTGTTGTCATTTCCCTTTTATTCAAACCTAGCGAAGAAATGTCAGACGCCGCTGAGCCTGAAGTCAAATAA
- a CDS encoding helix-turn-helix domain-containing protein — MTIGENIRRYRKEQGLSEEEFAIKLRTGIATVHKLEQNELHPDTNMVLKISTVLDVPASDFMETGSEESDLGIDEEIRSLVETIGLRRAKLILRQAKDFTEEDYLHVMKMLYEIKYKN, encoded by the coding sequence ATGACCATTGGAGAGAACATTCGGCGTTATCGGAAAGAGCAAGGATTATCAGAAGAAGAATTCGCCATTAAGCTACGCACTGGAATTGCTACTGTACATAAGCTCGAACAGAACGAGCTTCATCCTGATACAAATATGGTCTTGAAGATTTCGACTGTGTTAGATGTCCCCGCCTCCGATTTCATGGAAACGGGTAGTGAAGAGTCGGACTTAGGTATTGACGAGGAAATCCGTTCACTCGTTGAGACAATCGGTTTAAGACGTGCCAAACTAATCTTAAGACAGGCTAAAGATTTTACGGAAGAGGATTACTTGCATGTCATGAAAATGTTATACGAAATAAAGTATAAAAATTAA
- a CDS encoding YugN-like family protein codes for MIELQSKLEGQVYALYDLEQRLKPLGYVIGGNWDYDHGSFDYEIDDEVGYQFLRVPFMAEGRQLDSKDATVRIGRPYLLSHKYQQGLDDNVHVGNFTASFDQFSEPVDPDAEFPEKYIAVGRELVEELEQLLL; via the coding sequence GTGATTGAGCTACAATCTAAATTAGAAGGGCAAGTCTACGCGCTGTACGACCTTGAACAACGGTTAAAGCCTCTTGGGTATGTTATTGGGGGGAACTGGGATTATGACCATGGTTCTTTCGATTATGAAATTGATGACGAGGTGGGGTATCAATTCTTACGTGTGCCGTTTATGGCGGAAGGACGTCAATTAGATAGCAAGGATGCGACGGTACGAATAGGACGACCTTATTTACTGTCGCACAAATACCAGCAAGGCTTGGATGACAACGTTCATGTTGGCAATTTCACAGCCTCCTTTGACCAGTTCTCTGAGCCTGTGGATCCAGATGCGGAATTCCCTGAGAAATATATTGCGGTAGGAAGAGAACTGGTGGAGGAATTAGAGCAATTATTGCTGTAA